In Trifolium pratense cultivar HEN17-A07 linkage group LG7, ARS_RC_1.1, whole genome shotgun sequence, a genomic segment contains:
- the LOC123896419 gene encoding putative F-box protein At1g67390 has translation MRDVEMGSDEKQDFISELPNEVLTFILSKLRVDEAVRCNILAKRWLGLWKKAPHIEFNGKHMIRPVTQLLHSRESTITQDPFLYPFMKGGVFRYGFVIFQLMFRHSSNLSSCRFLHFKKSLWIGEVDTWIKFLVNKMNGLKHLSLECLPDYGEDADEIMFENEIYKLCISHKKFHCLSSLDLINYTMDSWCAFEDCHNLKILKLEKIHLDDFVLSGILQNCVALENFSLIESTGFTKLIIVNSNLKILRLQALCVCRLEVIAQNLEVLFLDSITCPVKNLSIYAPSLSNFESHSYSISSIEERTFVMKSYDIIAYFIDLSMQQSCNILPKLSAMSLDLDLNNLEEIMYLSSALGLCTSLQVLDITLPEYDHNDFTLPFLKPTLFWEMRLCKTITQKLKFVTIRGFKGKEKEVEFAKFLITRATMMKRINIICYDSIEVAENLLSLPRASHNLTINLKCNFN, from the exons ATGAGGGATGTGGAGATGGGAAGTGATGAGAAACAGGATTTCATCAGCGAGCTTCCAAATGAAGTCTTAACCTTCATCCTCTCTAAACTTCGTGTTGATGAAGCTGTGAGATGCAACATCCTCGCAAAAAGATGGCTAGGTCTTTGGAAAAAAGCTCCACACATCGAATTCAATGGAAAGCACATGATTAGACCTGTAACCCAACTTTTACATTCTCGAGAGTCGACTATTACTCAAGATCCTTTTCTCTATCCATTTATGAAAGGAGGAGTTTTTAGGTAtggttttgtgatttttcaattGATGTTTCGTCACTCTAGTAACTTATCTAGTTGTCGATTTCTCCATTTCAAAAAGAGCCTGTGGATTGGAGAAGTCGATACTTGGATTAAGTTTCTAGTTAATAAAATGAATGGACTGAAACACCTAAGTCTCGAGTGTTTACCTGATTATGGAGAAGATGCTGATGAAATTATGtttgaaaatgaaatttataaACTTTGCATCTCACACAAAAAATTTCATTGTCTATCTTCACTTGATTTGATCAACTATACAATGGATTCTTGGTGTGCATTTGAGGATTGTCACAACCTCAAAATCCTCAAACTAGAGAAGATACACTTGGATGATTTTGTATTGAGTGGGATTCTACAAAATTGTGTGGCATTAGAAAATTTCAGCCTAATTGAATCAACTGGGTTCACAAAACTCATCATCGTGAACTCAAATCTTAAAATTTTACGACTCCAAGCTCTATGTGTGTGTCGTCTAGAAGTTATTGCCCAGAACCTTGAGGTTCTATTTCTTGATTCTATAACTTGTCCAGTGAAGAATCTATCCATTTATGCACCAAGTTTGAGCAATTTCGAGTCTCATTCATACTCAATTTCTTCAATTGAAGAACGGACATTTGTTATGAAATCCTATGATATTATTGCCTACTTCATTGATCTTTCG ATGCAACAAAGTTGTAATATTTTACCAAAGTTATCAGCCATGTCATTGGACTTAGATTTGAATAATTTAGAAGAAATCATGTATCTTTCTTCTGCCCTGGGATTATGCACAAGTTTACAAGTTCTAGATATCACTCTACCG GAGTATGACCATAATGATTTTACTTTACCATTTCTTAAGCCAACATTGTTTTGGGAGATGAgattgtgtaaaactattaCTCAAAAGCTGAAGTTTGTAACCATAAGGGGGTTCAAAGgcaaagaaaaagaagttgAGTTTGCAAAGTTCCTCATAACAAGAGCTACCATGATGAAGAGGATCAATATAATTTGTTATGATTCAATTGAAGTTGCTGAAAACTTGCTTTCATTGCCTAGAGCTTCACATAATCTCACCATCAATTTGAAGtgcaattttaattaa